A genomic region of Eucalyptus grandis isolate ANBG69807.140 chromosome 5, ASM1654582v1, whole genome shotgun sequence contains the following coding sequences:
- the LOC120294023 gene encoding uncharacterized protein LOC120294023 — protein MPSLVEQFLKLKPSKFSGAGDPEAAALCIQGLEKAFALLMCSETEKVVLAVYQLEGVVSTWWRTTQGAIFPEGVAPEWNAFVEAFNGKYFSETAREIKMAEFQRLRQGSMTVDQYEAKFAELSQHAPELVENPANRVRRFRDGLRPELRSPLILLNLRNCNDFYEKAQMIERDQNDRAASSRLRFNSQRESIRHGKRPMPGNRFQVPPNRRGGVSKPAPNQNGQCRFCGR, from the coding sequence ATGCCTAGCTTAGtggaacagtttttgaaattgaagccaTCGAAGTTTTCTGGGGCAGGAGACCCCGAAGCTGCTGCTCTGTGTATCCAAGGACTGGAGAAAGCCTTTGCTCTATTGATGTGCTCCGAGACTGAGAAAGTGGTCCTCGCAGTCTACCAATTAGAAGGAGTTGTGAGTACTTGGTGGAGAACCACTCAAGGAGCAATATTTCCCGAAGGTGTAGCCCCAGAATGGAATGCCTTTGTTGAGGCCTTCAACGGGAAATACTTTTCAGAGACTGCTAGAGAGATAAAGATGGCTGAGTTCCAGCGCCTTCGCCAAGGTTCTATGACTGTGGATCAATATGAAGCGAAGTTTGCTGAACTATCGCAACATGCCCCTGAATTAGTTGAGAATCCAGCAAACCGAGTGAGAAGATTTAGAGATGGACTCAGGCCGGAATTGAGAAGCCCATTGATTTTGCTGAATTTGAGAAATTGTAATGACTTTTATGAGAAGGCTCAGATGATCGAGAGAGATCAGAATGATAGAGCTGCCTCATCTAGATTGAGGTTTAACTCTCAGCGAGAAAGCATTCGCCATGGGAAGAGGCCCATGCCTGGAAATAGATTTCAAGTCCCACCCAATAGGAGAGGTGGAGTTAGCAAGCCAGCGCCAAATCAGAATGGCCAGTGTCGCTTTTGTGGAAGGTGA